The Candidatus Poribacteria bacterium genomic sequence TTGGGGATATGCCGATCCCCGAACCTGAATCCATGGCGCGTTGTTTTGGTGGTAACTTAATCAATCAAAAGGCTTTTCTGCACTATAAAACTAAACCTTATCGCTCCTTAAACGTGAAAAGTTGGTCTCACCTGAAGTTGAGCGTTCATGGAAAACGCTTGACTTTTTGGATTAATGGCAAGCAAGTTCTCGGACCCGTAATTTTAGAAGCGAAAAATTTTGGACATGGGAACGAGTTTCCTGACTATCCGAAGGGTAAAGTCGGTTTCGGGGTCGCAAATTATTCCGTGCTTTTTGATAACTTTCGCATCACCACCGGTGACGATATTCCAAAATCTGTAACACCGAGAACAAAACTTGCGACCACTTGGGGCAACTTGAAGAAGTTTTAGAGAAATATCTTTTAGACGCGAATTCACACTAACGCTAATTCAATCCACTCATCAA encodes the following:
- a CDS encoding DUF1080 domain-containing protein, with amino-acid sequence MKALSIGLGIFILTCSAGAEVFLETFDDRDIIEQLQELKILNGHAGFHSLKIVRGQLESLIIGNQRVTRLFVIGDEEWQDYDIEIDVKPLRKHGPAHIMIGSRIHKDKKDQTWGVLCTIGDMPIPEPESMARCFGGNLINQKAFLHYKTKPYRSLNVKSWSHLKLSVHGKRLTFWINGKQVLGPVILEAKNFGHGNEFPDYPKGKVGFGVANYSVLFDNFRITTGDDIPKSVTPRTKLATTWGNLKKF